The DNA region TGTTTTCAGTGTCCAACAACTATTCATGAGGGTATGGCTGCCCATGCTTTCTGCTTTCACTGACACTGTTGGGTCTGACAACCCATGCTTGTTTTGATTGAGTTCGGTCACTTTTTACACGCTAAATGATCGCTTAATGATGATAAATCCATGATGCCccatatttatgatttaaattatgTCTCCTGTACTAGAATGCTCGAGTTCTATCCTCCCGGGCTCCGAAACAGAAATATCCTTGCTACTCAAGCTTCCTGGCTACCTGGTTAATCTGCTGGTAATATCTCGGGAGCTCTCAGTTAACTGGTCTCAAAACCGATGATGATCCGAGAAAATATAGGATATTCTCGGGTATCAATAAACTTAATATATAATCATGATCaacaatataattatatatgatGTTTGGTGTGCAAATTGAGTGTTAGATGCAATCAACGACCATTTTATCAACCACGCCGAATAGAACCCAGATTGTTAGCGGGTGTCGTCAGATTTTTGGTGTCTTTGAAATTTGAAGTGGTAGGGGTTTGAATCACAGCTGTATATGTacttaatttatttatctttaaaAATCGACTTAACTTTGAAGACTAAAGTTGCTTTTCCATCGTTTTTTAATTTGTGTTCTCTGCCCATCCATACCTCTATCTTCTGCAGCTTAACTTTTCCAGTAAGTGGTTGGATTTTTGTATGGTATATTTGCTGGTTCGTGCAAATTTACATCATCATTCCAATTAACATAATCATCACGCACACTTTAAAGTAAAGAGATGAATTGACAATGATTATTATTTAGAGTCGGTCGATAAAGAATTGTTTAGAATTCGAATCGACTTGACTCGACTCAGTTAAAATATGAGCCAAGCTATTGTAAATCGCAAAATATCCAACttcaaatcaaataaaatgAAAGAAGGTTGACACGTATAACATGACTTATCATTTAACTTCAATTCAATATTATCCACAACTTATTTAAATTTGATCTCACAATTATCTCAGCCATTTTGAGTTATATTCTATAATAcagaataattttaaaatataaaacaatGTGAACATAGTACATATATCTTGGTATAATATAAAACGAAAACACATCAGATGCAACACATCAAGTGCATGAAAAACActtatttttagcattttttccCGAAATTTAAACTAATCCGAATATAGTTTTttgttctctttttttttcaaaataaccattttTACAGTGGGTTTTTCTGGCAACGGGCTCTTTGAAATTTCACACATATAGCGGTATATTTTTAATTCTTCTCTTCTACGCGGTTGAACAGAAAACTGAATAAGAAACGACAGCTCAATATTTCTAAAATTCTCAGTAAAGTCGATGCTAAAAAAGGCAGAATGATTCAGAATCTGTAAAATGTTCTGTAGAAGACGTTCTTCAAAACTACAAATAGGAACTCTTGCTCAGTATAGAAACCAATTGCAGTCAACTGTATAGGGATCTCACCGAACACAGTTATCCCAGGAAGTTCGTGATCACCAGATGAAGTACTGAGTTACAGAGTACAAAATAGGGATCTCACCGAACACAGCTATCCTAGGAAGTTCATAATCACCAGATGAAGTACCAAGTTACAGAGTACAAAATCAGCGAAAGCCCGTTCTGGAGGTAAATCCTGCAAGTTTTGGACACGGCGTGTAAACAATCAAAATGAAACAAGACGTGATGTCAGAGGACCATTTTCTTGAAAGTTTTTACCTTGAATTCCTTATTTTCTTTGTTCACTTGAATTCGAAGACTAACTGTTACCAAGAAACGCCAACATTCAGTTATACAGCTCCTCACATGCTGATAAAAATATCAGCATAGGGAACACAAGAGTTGGTATCATTGAACTGTGTGGGAAGAGCAAGGGATCCATTTAAATTCGCACAAAGTCCCCTTCCCAAAAATCACATGCCAAgttttcccaaaaaccacatgCCAAGTTTTCCCAAAAACTAGTAAAATCTATTGCAATAGAAAGGAAACGAGAAGTTCAACTTACCGGCAAGGACCGCAGTCCCTACACATGAAAGCACACCAGAAAGAAAGGAGTTGAATGGGAAAGATCCGACGACAGCCATGTAAACTACCTAATATCAGCATTAACAAAACAGAGTAACGGCTTTTTACCTTCTTGGATTTGGAAAATGATAAGACAAACCAGATAAACAGAAATGTGATGAGGGTGATTTTCCTCGAGAAAATGCACAAGAAAAGAATCAGACATCAAATATTATGATGAAATTAGAGGATATGAACTTGTGAATACTTTGATGGATTCCTTAGGTACGATGATGCTCGCACATACAACAAAAGCTTCTTAAATATAGCCAGTTGTAGCATTTTTTGTCTAATATAACCACGTCGCAactaaacaaatttttaaaCCCAGAAAAAGGAAAATGTGACTTGTTTTAGACCACATGGTCAAGTAAACCAGCTAGGCAAGGACTATACAAAAGAATTTTCTTACGAAGATAATGTTAGAAAAGTGACAATTGTGTGTATTAATATTAGAAAGTGATGCCACTAGAGGTCTATAAAGACAGTTGGGTCAATAAAAAATTGGAGATCTCATGAAAAATGTAAACGAGGGATGAAAAACATTAAACTGGTAGTTATGACCTGAAGGCCAGTAGTCGTATTAGGATCCATACAAGCAATTCTACTAAGTTAGGTATGAACACCAAAATATACAAGCAACCTTGGACTAAACAATTAACGAAACATATAAACTATATCTGCTTTCTAAGTAAAGGTCAGCGGTTCTCAAAACTGGGTAaacatcaaataaaaaattacaataatGGCACACACCGAAATCAAAATGATTGGTTTTGGGTAACTATAACATCTATTACAAAACTAAATTTTCTCTAACTTTTTacgttataattttttttcagaaCATGCTTAACCTATACACCAAACTAAATTAaccaaatttgaaaatttctgtTTCCGTTGCCAGATTTGGGCTTCTAAAACAGTTGAAGGATCGCCTTCAATCACTACAACATGCCAATTGACCCTGAGATTGCCAAAAACACCAACACAAAAGAAATCTTTTAGATTGATTCTCACGGACCTTCCAATTTCTGAGGTGATCATAAATCAAGAGGCTGTTACAACCTTATAAAGTTATAGGTCAACATTGATTGAAAAGCTAGGTACAAATAAGttcataaataaaataccacatccAATCACAGCTGGTCAATCATGAAATCTACAAAACTTTACAAAAGCTTCTCAGAATTCAAATACTGGTTATAGATTTATATGCGACCACGGACTGTCACCTGAATCACAGCAGTGACGACTGCGAACATAATGTAAATGTCGATGATCTGCAAATAGTTATAGTACAATCACTtatagattatatatataaaaaaacccAAATATGTACATATAGCATCATTGTAAACACAAACTGTTCCAAGAGgagggagagagagagagagagagtaaGGACACCTTCAGATTGGTGGGCGTAGCTGAGTATGCAGACAGGAGAGATTGAAAAAGTGCCCGGGCATCGTTTGTGGTAGCTGATTTCACCATTTTCTAACTCTTAATTTATATCTGCGTGAATGCAACAATGAAGCATGAAGAATTTGAATGTCGAGAATGTGGTCAAGCCAAAAATTAATAACATCCTAAACGTCATGCTCGAGCTCGAATTATAAATAATTTGCTAATATTTATTTGGAGATGAATAAATGAGCTCTTGGACCATTATGTTTGAAATCAATCCACACAAGTACCAACCCCGTGGCTCTAGCTCAAGGCCCTTTAATCTTCATGGGTTTTTTGAAAACTTGTGTGGCACACAGTAAATATTTGCTGTAATCGCAGCCATATTTTCTTGGATCAAATGTCTAATAAAGGTCAATGTAACTTAAGGTAATGGTATCACTTCTCtaaagaagaaaatttttagGTAGTTTACTCTCTGTTCCCAAATATTATACAGGTTGGTTCCTTGAAATGTCGCTAAAAAATTTGGTGAATACATAAACGTTGATGAGAAAATATCGAAGAATCATTGACAGCAACTATTCACATAAAAAATCAACGAATCGTTGAATTTTAAGACACAGGCAGAGATAACACTGAAGGGTGAGAAAAGAGATCGAAATGAGATCAAATATCAGAGGTCTACAAACTCAAATAAAAAACATTCAATTATAATTAACATATACAGTCCGAAACCATCCTCGATTTTTAATCCCTAACCCGTAATCACAATCAacgaaaaattagaagaagaaggACCTCACGAGTCGTACGGCGGAGCTCAGCGGCGGACGATGCAGGAGCTAGCTTGGGATTTGACTGGGACTGACTTCTTATTGGTTATATGGATTTCCTAATTGGGCCCTTCTAGTGTGCCAGCCCGCCTGGTTTTTAATCTACTTTGGCTCTAGGCCTGTTATTGTCTTGGTGTATTCCTTATAAATAATAACCTTTAAGAATAATACTTAGACCTaattcaaccccaaaagctaattcaaggggggaggattgtccaagcccatatatacaacttcaaggttatttatccaaccgatgtgcgacaattaacacacccctctcacgcccaggaatgaacatctggagcgtgaagtttacaaatgacccaattatgggcagaacgaGTGGCCTAATTATAgacagtccaacacataacagTAGAATCCGGGCTTAAGAATGgcacttggacctaactcaaccccaaaagctagctcaaggggggaggattgtccaagctcatatatacaactccaaggttatttatccaaccgatgtgagacAATTAACAATAACCGGTGCACATATACATGCTATGCGTGTTTCTAcactatttttttataattaatttgatttatatataaataaaaatcaaaatacacTTATAAAAATagttattatatttaaattagaatcaaaatataattataaaaaataatgatgaACTACACTATAATTTTGATCAGTAAAAGATGTGCATACGTTatatgtgttattattattttaaatttaatcaaataatattaaacaattaatatgaaattatttcaatttagaagagttgttcgatttaaaatgaagttttgtttagatttttttctaTATAAAATATGGAGTGACTTAAGGAGGTTTTTAGTAAGGTAAGaaagataattatgaaattaaatattttgatgtcctCTAAGGTAGTTACTTTAAGGTCTCACACTTAACAATATAGTATAGGGCAAAAagttgtgtgagacggtctcacgggtcgtattttgcgAGACGGATCTCttgtttgggtcatccatgagaaaatattactttttatgctaagagtattactttttattgtgaatatcggtagggttgacccgtctcacagataaagattcgtgagaccgtctcacgaaaGAATTACTCATAGTATAGATGTATGAATTAAAAACTAAatagaaaaagaaaggaaaaaaagaCCAAAGTAAGAATTGAATCCTGCAACTTAATACTTAGAAAACAAAAAATCTATCTACTAAGCTATATGTgatttacattaaaattttaacacttTATTATTCTATATAAATACTAAAACAGACAATGACACAAAAAATTAGTTATTCCTGAtgatctcaaacttaataatataatatagaattattattattattactactcACGATTCTTGCACGCATGCGTACTTCTGTAATTTTATtctcatataaaatatattgtgTTGGTATATCTttgtttcataaaaaaaaaaatatgtatgtTTTTTTTCTCGTAATAAACcaatatatatcatattttttataaaaaaaaaataattaatttggtgTGTTATTAATTTGTTGAAATAAGAATCTTAGAAAATTGCAGGGGGAAAAATCAAAATGATGAATAAAATAGTTATTTATAAGGGTATTTCAAGAACAACAACATAAAACACACCAAGAGACTGAAGTGATTATTATGTTGTGCTCTTCCATAATAATAGAATAATAGATTATTATTGCGAACAAGGACTTTAATGTAATCGAGTGTGATGAAGTAAAACTATTTTTTATTTCCGGTGGAAAAATCCATAACAATAATATATTATGGATCTAAATTGAATGTCATTCTAATAAAAATCTGCccttatataattaaatttattattacaaaatgtgttttaaaaatcaaatattaatttatttgttttaaaaattgtgTTAGATTTTAATACTACTtcaaattattgattgatttaaCTTGCGTTTTTAAAGTCAACTTATATTATTCTATAACAAATTTGAATCGaatgtttttataattttttaattaaattttataagaaaattgaataattaatataaaatattaaatggtAGGATTCAAGTCGATGCACTAGAGAAAACAAGGGAATAAGTCTGCATTGGAGGTTGATAATTCCAAAAAGTTGAGAGTAGTAAATTGATAaatggtaaaaatttgtgtgagacggtatattttataaaacagatctcttatttagatcatttataaaaaaatataaatttttatgctaagagtattactttttattgtgaatatcggtaggattgacccgtcttacagataaagattagtgagaccatctcacaagagacctactcttcatAAGTAATACAAATGGGTTGCATTTAGTTGGAAAAAGTAAAACGATGCCGTTAAAATTTGACTACTACAAATTCTTAATTCTTCAGACTTCAGAAAAGATGTAGATGAAACTTTTGAGAACTAACCAAAGAAAAATGGTGTGATGTTACAACCACAGAGGCACAGAGAGCAAGATCGTAAGCGGCTGCAGGATACAGATGCagcttatttttttatattcatCAGAATCGTAAGCCAGATCAATGTTCGATGGTAACACTGAACAATGAACCGACGACCGAGAAGAACAACAATTTTCAACGCATGAAGTTTCTGACGCAACCAAACTCCGCAAGTCCGAGAAATCGAACAGCAAGAACCTAAGGCTGATCCCCCGTGAGTTGGTGTTTGGCCATTATATTCTACCCTTGCTTAAGTTCGTTGGGCTTGGGAATCTTCTTGTATTCATAGTTATCAACGTTAACTTTTTGTTGCAATACCTGTAATAAAAGTATAAGAGTTACACGATAATTAGGACAAAAATAACTCAGAATCGCAATGTTACCCTTAGCTCTTCTTCCAGTGAAATTTGTTTTGGTTTATAGGCGTCCACAGGTCCTGCTCTTGACAGCGCTTTCCTTGTCTCAATAATCTCCCACTCCTGATCATCCTTCACCTTAGCGATATCTTTGCTGAATCAGAAATTCAACCCCATCAAACTAAAATAGAGGTACAGACTTACGCTTTTAATTACTATGAACTCTTAGCAAAATGGTATTGACGTCCAAAGAATGAGACAGTAGGAACCAGAAAATTTCTTTGACATCTGGTGAAAAGATTACGTTCTTTGAGGGAGAGTAACCAACAAACACACATTTAATAGGTTTGATTGATATCAACTTTGCTTCCCTTTTCCTCGTGTTTATTTATATAAGAAATACACCAAAAAGGCTTCGGGAGAAAGAGTTTAAGATTCGAACTCTAGGGTCAGAATCAAGGAGAATAGCTACTTTGCCTCTTCTTATATAGGTGATGGATGTATACAGGGAACAACCTCTTGGGACTTATTAGATGAAAAATATTATCACTAAGACAAAAATACAATGGCCTAGTtggaaatgaaaatattttttaagccTTCCGTTCTTTGTTGGCTtccattaaaaaattaaaacattgCAAGAATATGTATACCAGTGTGGCAAATAAGACTGAGAAAGCTCAAGATTTATCTTCATATTCACCTAAGAAAATATAAAGGAACTCCACAAAACCTAACAGTTTTTCCTTTAACCTGCATGTAAAATGATCACGCCTACAACTTGCTCAAGTTGTTAAGCTATAGCAAACAATCCATGTACCACTTATAGTTGTACTACAAGATTTCTGTAAATTTATCCCAAACAAGAAGCTATATTTGGAACATTTGTTTCCATTTCCTTATTTAGAATACCACTCTTTCCAGGAATTTTTTTGTCCCGTGAAAACCTAACACCATTGATTCATCACTATTCAGCACGTTAATAGCACATGATAATTCAACTTAAGAACTGGAGAACTGTTATAATGACGAAATAAATAGATCGAAGTTGAACAGATACTTCGTTCACCATAGATCAAAACCAGAATCTCTATCAGATTAATATTCAAACAAACCTGCCCTGTAGTAGATGCCCAAGACCTAGAGCTCCAAGCACAGTAAGAGAGATCATTGGAAGACCGTATCTAGTAAATGGTGTCCTTCTACCCCAGCGTTTAAACCTTGGAGATGAATGCTGAAAGGTGGTTGTAGCTGATGCTGCTTGACTTTCTACTTTCTTGGGTTGATCCGTACTCATATGGACAGTAGTCATTtccatatatcataaaatctacagcatcataatttcaaagttgCTGCATATAAGAATGAACTCCCACTTCTCAACACaaccaaaatttttgaaaatagaacCATACACATGGGGCTCCACAAATTATACCTCCGTCAATCAACAAAAAAAGTGCAAATAATTCGCACTCAGCGTCAcccaaatataaattttatttcacATCCAAAATGTCTGAATGTTTATACACATGCTGCTATAACAATTTTTTACCAAtaactaaatttaaaatactcgACGATACCACCTAACAAAGCATGGAAAAATTGCTAAAAGATCGTGATAACCAAGTATGTCGTAGTTATAGGAAGATGCCTGCAAAATTCTCCAGAGCGTACAAAGAAATTCTGGGTATGTGATCCGAATCGAACTAAATTTCCACATACTTCTCCTGGGAAAAGGCAACCGAAGCCATTATGACATCAATAAACCCAGCAGAAATTAAGGGCTGTAAGAAAGAGAAAGCTAATCTTTCGTCTGCTAATGGCACGAACCTCGATCAATTAAGTACAATATCCATTCACTGAATAATTAAAAGCTCGCGAGAATTCATCTCCAAAAGGTCGCGGcaataattaatttttcccTGCGACTCAACCCACCTATTCTCCAACAGAAGAATCAAAAGGCTAAACATACAAAAGATATCGAGTAAAAATAGAATCCCTCAAAAACAGCGAGACAAAAAAATCTGAACCCGAATCCACAAAATATAAACGTTTTGAAAACTCAGATCAAAAAGCATTTACGTATAATGATATCCCCGTCGAATTGGCCATCAATAGCGtggtaaaaaaatattaaaaaataaaatgaacaacTGACGACATAGAGTTAAAAAGACCTACGAGTCGTACGGCGGAGCTCGGCGGCAAAGACGGCAGCGGCAGATCCACGAGCTAGGCTCGGAATTTGAGAGAGTGGAAGATAGTAAACCGTGGACATCCTAACTGGGCCTTCTTAATATTTCAGTTGGGTCAAATATGTTCAATATAATTTGGATATGATGGGCCCAATTGTTGTTTTGGtggttttttaaataataagaataataatatgtaacaattttatatttaacaTGGAGTAAATTGAATTTagtgtaaaataaataattttattatgacCTATTCCTTTCATGACAACTCcacacaaaaatatttttttattttttatattaaaaatattatttttttatgatagATAAGTCGGGTTGACCTGTGTCATGGATATTAAGTCGTGAGACGGTATCATAAAAAATCTGTTATTTTGTATAAAGTCATAAAATTATATAACACCATTAAAGCCCAATTTAAACTAGAAAATTGTCTCTCAatctttataataaaaaaatgtttttattaagtttaTTTTGAAAGTTTTCAAGAAAGATCATGTCACTTATGAGAGTATATCAAATATCTATTTATGTGAGACATATCATtaaattgaaaaattaatatttttaacataaaatgaTAATAAACCGGGTCAGATTaatgatctgtctcacaaaattgattcaTAATACGGTCTCAAACAAGTTTTCATGTCGAAGAAAATCCCAAATGTAATCACTCGGAATATTAATTTCTCAAATAGAATCCTAGATGCATATGATCTAATATATtagctttaaataaaatacaaactCGCAAACTTTGCCTCGTCTATTGAAGTTCCCCCCACGTGGATTAAtagtttcttttatttttgactCGTTAGTTCGTTGgttgatataaattttgtcgAATTAAAGGCCCATTATTTCTCGTAATATTCCCATTGTACACTGAATTATCATAAATTAAACTTTAACGTGAGAAATGTAATATAAAACTTGATAAATAACTTATAAAATTCGTGTTTAGATTAAAATCCACCCCTGTCTAAATATCCCAGTATGGTTCTCTCTTCTACAATTGTATGGGGACATAAAGTCCTATATGAAATTAATTCACGTTAAATATTGGGAAATTCTTCTTTTTTACagcgaaaaattaaaattaattacacataaatgaattcca from Primulina tabacum isolate GXHZ01 chromosome 14, ASM2559414v2, whole genome shotgun sequence includes:
- the LOC142525096 gene encoding dolichyl-diphosphooligosaccharide--protein glycosyltransferase subunit DAD1-like codes for the protein MVKSATTNDARALFQSLLSAYSATPTNLKIIDIYIMFAVVTAVIQVVYMAVVGSFPFNSFLSGVLSCVGTAVLAVSLRIQVNKENKEFKDLPPERAFADFVLCNLVLHLVIMNFLG
- the LOC142525271 gene encoding uncharacterized protein LOC142525271, which encodes MEMTTVHMSTDQPKKVESQAASATTTFQHSSPRFKRWGRRTPFTRYGLPMISLTVLGALGLGHLLQGSKDIAKVKDDQEWEIIETRKALSRAGPVDAYKPKQISLEEELRVLQQKVNVDNYEYKKIPKPNELKQG